In the Pseudomonadota bacterium genome, CCGTCGACACCGCGTTCGGGTGCGGCTTCGACTGCATGGGGATAGATCGGCTGATCTGCTGCGACGACACGGCCGTTTTCGGCGTGGCCGACTCCCTGCTCCCGGCGCACGACGCGATCGTCCTCATGGTCAACGACTCGGAGTACGGCGGCTCCGGCGGGATCTACGCCGTCGCCTCCATGAACACGTGGGCCGCCGAGGTGGTCACGCACGAGTTCGGGCACAGCCTCGGCCGCCTCGGCGACGAGTACGAGGACCCCTACCCCGGGTACGTCTTCACGGACATCTTCCCGAACGTCTCGCCGACCGCGGACAGAGAGGCGCTCAAGTGGACCGAGTGGGTCGACGAGGAGACGCCGCTGCCCACGCCCGAGTCGTCGGCCACGGGACCGCTCGCGCCGGCCGGCGCGTACGAGGGGGCGTGCTACGAGTCCGAGGGGCCCTTCCGCCCCGTCTCCCCGTGCTTCATGCGCGCGATCGACAGCGGCTTCTGTTCCGTTTGCGCCGAGGCGCTCGTGCTCTCCTACTACGGCTACGTCGAGATCATCGACGCGAGCGCGCCGGCCGCGAGCGCGCTGTCCGGCGCCGTGGGCGAGACGCTCGAGCTCTCCGTCGACGCCGTGGAGCCATCGCCGAGCGCGGTCGCGTACAGGTGGCGGCTCGACGACACGTGGATCGACAACCCCGCGGCGACGCTCTCGCTCCCTATCGAGTGCCTCACGCAGGGCGAGCACCCGCTCACCGCCGAGGTGCGCGACGAGACCGGCCTCGTGATCAACGATCCGGAGTCGCTGCTCGTGGGGACGCGCGCGTGGACCGTGACGCGGACCGACGACGGCGCGGTCGTCGAGGACTGCTTCGAAGAGGAGCCGATCGACACCGACTCCGACACCGGCGGCGACACGGACTCGGACACGGACTCCGACACCGATTCCGACACCGACTCCGACGCGGACGCCGGCCCGTCGGGCAAGGGCGACGACGGCTGCGGCTGCGACGCGATCGGCGATGGTCCGTCGCCCCGGTCCCTCCTCCACGCCCTGCTCGGCGCGTAGAGCCCGAAAGGTTCGAGATGACGACGATCAAGACCTGGCAGTGCTCCGTCTGCGGTTACGTGCACAAGGGCGACGCGCCGCCGCGGCAGTGCCCGGTGTGCGGCGTGGACGAGGATCTGTTCTCCGAGATGGCCTCGGTCGCGGTGCCGGTCGCGGCCTCGGCAGCGCCGTCGATGATCGCCGAGTGCGACACCGGGGCCGACTTCCGCGGCTCGATCCTGATAGTCGGCGCCGGCGTGGCCGGGATCGAGGCCGCCGAGGCGGCGCGGGAGACGGCGCCCGGCGCGCGGATCACGGTCGTGTCGAAGGAGCTCGGCAAGCCGTACCTCCGGCTCAACCTGACGCGGTTCCTGGCGGGCGAGGTCGACGAGCCGAGCCTCGCGATGAAGCCGCCGTCGTGGTTCGCGGAGAGCCGGATCGAGCTCGCCCACGGCGACGTCGTCGAGCTCGGCCTCGCGGATCGCAGCGCGCTGCTCCGGGACGGCCGCGCCCTCCCCTGGGATCGCCTCGTGCTCGCGTCCGGCGCGCACCCGTTCGTCCCGCCGTTCCCCGGCGCGACTCGGCGCGGCGTGCACGTGCTGCGCACGCTCGCCGACGCGCACGCGATCCTCGCTCGGGCCGGGAGCGGCACCCGCGTCGTCTGCGTGGGCGGCGGGCTGCTCGGGCTCGAGGCCGCGGGCGCCCTCTCCCGCCGCGGCGCGCGCGTGACGGTGCTCGAGGGGTGGGGGTGGCTTTTGCCGCGGCAGCTCCCGGAGCGCGCCGGGCTCTTGCTCGCGGAGGCACTCGGCGCAACGGGGATCAGCGTGGTCCATGGCGCGAAGGTCAAGGAGATCTCGGGCGACGAGGACGCGCACGGCGTGGTGCTCGAGGGCGGCGAGGAGCACCCGGCCGAGCTGGTCCTGCTCGCGACGGGCGTGCGGCCGAACAGCTACCTCGCGCGCCGCGGCGGCATCAAGGTCGACTCGGGCGCGGTCGTCGACGACGGGATGCGCACGTCGCACGCGGGGGTGTTCGCGGCCGGGGACGCGGCGGAGCACAGGGGCCTCGTGTACGGGATCTGGCCGGCGGCGTACGCCATGGGACGCGTGGCCGGGATCAACGCGGCCGGCGGCGCGGCCGAGATGGCGCGGATGCCGCTGTCGAACCGCATCAAGGTGCTCGGCGTGGATCTGTTCAGCATCGGCGCCGTGAGCCCGACGGACGGGAGCGCGGCGATCTTCGACGAGGAGCCCGCGCCCGGCGTCTTCCGCCGCCTCGTCACCCGCGACGGGAAGCTGATCGGCGCCGCGCTGTACGGCGACACGGCGCAGGCGCAGCTCGTGCAGGCCGCGATCGAGACCGGCGCCCAGCTCGCGGACTCCTCCGCCCTGCTCACGGCGCTACCCGCGTTCGCGCGATCC is a window encoding:
- a CDS encoding M64 family metallopeptidase yields the protein MRSVPALAGCAVLLVALPATAQSVLEEHEINGASDNRIDLLIMGDGYAAAEQDALAADAETMIDAIFAMTPFEPYRPFFNFYVIETISAESGADNPSEGLAVDTAFGCGFDCMGIDRLICCDDTAVFGVADSLLPAHDAIVLMVNDSEYGGSGGIYAVASMNTWAAEVVTHEFGHSLGRLGDEYEDPYPGYVFTDIFPNVSPTADREALKWTEWVDEETPLPTPESSATGPLAPAGAYEGACYESEGPFRPVSPCFMRAIDSGFCSVCAEALVLSYYGYVEIIDASAPAASALSGAVGETLELSVDAVEPSPSAVAYRWRLDDTWIDNPAATLSLPIECLTQGEHPLTAEVRDETGLVINDPESLLVGTRAWTVTRTDDGAVVEDCFEEEPIDTDSDTGGDTDSDTDSDTDSDTDSDADAGPSGKGDDGCGCDAIGDGPSPRSLLHALLGA
- a CDS encoding FAD-dependent oxidoreductase, giving the protein MTTIKTWQCSVCGYVHKGDAPPRQCPVCGVDEDLFSEMASVAVPVAASAAPSMIAECDTGADFRGSILIVGAGVAGIEAAEAARETAPGARITVVSKELGKPYLRLNLTRFLAGEVDEPSLAMKPPSWFAESRIELAHGDVVELGLADRSALLRDGRALPWDRLVLASGAHPFVPPFPGATRRGVHVLRTLADAHAILARAGSGTRVVCVGGGLLGLEAAGALSRRGARVTVLEGWGWLLPRQLPERAGLLLAEALGATGISVVHGAKVKEISGDEDAHGVVLEGGEEHPAELVLLATGVRPNSYLARRGGIKVDSGAVVDDGMRTSHAGVFAAGDAAEHRGLVYGIWPAAYAMGRVAGINAAGGAAEMARMPLSNRIKVLGVDLFSIGAVSPTDGSAAIFDEEPAPGVFRRLVTRDGKLIGAALYGDTAQAQLVQAAIETGAQLADSSALLTALPAFARSLGL